From Actinopolyspora lacussalsi, a single genomic window includes:
- a CDS encoding hypothetical protein (product_source=Hypo-rule applied; cleavage_site_network=SignalP-noTM), with amino-acid sequence MSKRFLPIAAFAAALVSPFLAVAPAEESHAAGPTCTATHRAKGEDGYDARAAICWEHKNKKTFYYVRGESLNTKKRPFFVGKHIDIMIAKEDGEKWTLEGKVRDRINVTDTEGNILNAGKGGYVGWTKKIDDEDDHLSFDVLAYPEGAKIAKASSPDCVPKDGKPCGDITWKSVNIGDGQYLVGARIVTGYYIKKDTSTLCRQGLYNNWHCEGIPNGEKIEKK; translated from the coding sequence TTGAGTAAAAGATTCTTGCCGATCGCTGCGTTCGCAGCGGCACTGGTATCCCCGTTTTTGGCAGTTGCTCCCGCCGAAGAGTCACATGCGGCAGGCCCTACGTGCACCGCCACACATAGGGCAAAAGGGGAAGACGGATATGATGCCCGAGCCGCCATCTGCTGGGAACATAAAAACAAAAAGACATTCTACTATGTCAGAGGCGAAAGCCTGAACACCAAAAAGAGACCGTTCTTCGTAGGAAAACATATCGACATAATGATCGCCAAAGAGGACGGCGAAAAGTGGACACTCGAAGGAAAAGTTAGAGACAGGATCAATGTCACTGACACTGAAGGAAATATCCTCAACGCAGGGAAAGGTGGGTACGTCGGATGGACAAAGAAAATAGACGACGAAGACGATCACCTTTCGTTCGATGTTCTAGCATACCCCGAAGGGGCTAAGATTGCTAAAGCAAGCTCTCCAGACTGTGTTCCCAAAGATGGGAAGCCTTGTGGAGACATCACGTGGAAATCAGTCAACATTGGAGATGGCCAGTATCTTGTGGGAGCCCGCATTGTAACGGGATACTATATCAAAAAAGACACATCCACACTGTGCCGGCAGGGACTTTACAACAACTGGCACTGCGAAGGAATCCCCAATGGGGAAAAAATTGAAAAAAAGTAA
- a CDS encoding ADP-ribose pyrophosphatase YjhB (NUDIX family) (product_source=COG1051; cath_funfam=3.90.79.10; cog=COG1051; pfam=PF00293; superfamily=55811) has protein sequence MSKRDYYGDPQAPTANSLVVAVAVVGRDESGRVLLIERTDNDLWALPGGAQDIGETTRQAALREVAEETGLIVELTDIVGIYSDPRHVIAYDDGEVRQEFSIVFTARTDKRAGGLPGSEAEDRRPDITAGAAETTHHLLAGSAWHRGRSGTCSREVWSRYGRPHPATS, from the coding sequence ATGAGCAAACGGGACTACTACGGCGACCCGCAGGCCCCGACGGCCAACAGCCTCGTGGTGGCCGTGGCCGTGGTGGGCCGTGACGAGTCCGGCCGTGTGCTGTTGATCGAACGCACCGACAACGACCTGTGGGCCCTGCCCGGCGGAGCACAGGACATCGGCGAGACCACCCGACAAGCCGCCTTGCGCGAAGTCGCCGAGGAAACCGGGCTGATCGTGGAGCTCACCGACATCGTGGGTATCTACTCCGACCCGCGACACGTCATCGCCTACGACGACGGCGAGGTCCGCCAGGAGTTCTCGATCGTGTTCACCGCCCGCACCGACAAGCGGGCGGGCGGCCTCCCCGGAAGCGAAGCGGAAGACAGGCGGCCAGACATCACGGCAGGGGCCGCCGAGACGACTCACCACCTGCTCGCCGGTTCGGCGTGGCACCGTGGCCGGTCGGGCACGTGTTCCCGCGAAGTGTGGTCCCGTTACGGACGCCCTCACCCGGCCACTTCCTAA
- a CDS encoding hypothetical protein (product_source=Hypo-rule applied), with protein sequence MPLSPSVYRFDDEVIVGPHVFGELAAHAPAMHVRRLAAGDLFSTYADSFDAVWDGASALT encoded by the coding sequence TTGCCGTTGTCGCCCTCGGTCTACCGTTTCGATGACGAGGTGATCGTCGGTCCCCACGTGTTCGGCGAGCTCGCCGCTCACGCGCCAGCCATGCACGTTCGCCGTCTCGCGGCGGGTGATCTGTTCAGCACCTACGCGGACAGCTTCGATGCTGTGTGGGACGGTGCTTCGGCGTTGACCTGA